A DNA window from Rossellomorea marisflavi contains the following coding sequences:
- the trmD gene encoding tRNA (guanosine(37)-N1)-methyltransferase TrmD: protein MKIDVLSLFPSMFEGVFGESILKKAAEKEAVNYQVVNFREFSDNKHKQVDDYPYGGGAGMVLKPQPVFDAVDSLKGDSKPRVILMCPQGERYTQAKAEELAQEEHLIFICGHYEGYDERIREHVVTDEISIGDYVLTGGELGAMVVIDSVVRLIPGVLGNEDSPVLDSFSSGLLEHPHYTRPSDFRGMVVPQPLLSGNHKLIEEWREKESFRRTLERRPDLLEDYPLTEKQAAMVEELKKSK from the coding sequence ATGAAAATCGATGTGCTGTCCCTATTCCCTTCCATGTTTGAAGGGGTATTCGGTGAATCAATCCTGAAGAAAGCCGCTGAAAAGGAAGCCGTGAACTATCAGGTCGTCAATTTCCGCGAATTCTCGGACAACAAGCATAAGCAGGTGGATGATTATCCATACGGTGGTGGAGCAGGAATGGTCCTCAAGCCACAGCCTGTATTCGATGCCGTCGATTCCCTGAAGGGGGATTCGAAGCCGCGTGTGATCCTCATGTGTCCTCAGGGTGAGCGATATACCCAGGCAAAGGCCGAGGAGCTTGCGCAGGAAGAGCATCTCATCTTTATCTGTGGTCACTATGAAGGGTATGATGAGCGCATCAGGGAGCATGTCGTGACGGATGAAATTTCCATCGGCGATTATGTACTGACCGGTGGAGAGCTGGGGGCCATGGTGGTGATCGATTCGGTAGTGAGGCTGATCCCGGGAGTACTCGGGAATGAAGATTCACCTGTGCTCGATTCCTTCTCGTCAGGTCTCCTTGAGCACCCCCATTATACGAGGCCTTCTGACTTCAGGGGAATGGTAGTCCCGCAGCCGCTGTTATCCGGTAATCATAAGCTGATTGAAGAATGGAGGGAGAAGGAGAGCTTCCGAAGGACCCTTGAGAGGCGTCCGGATCTTCTTGAAGACTACCCTCTCACCGAAAAGCAGGCAGCCATGGTGGAAGAGCTGAAAAAGTCGAAGTGA
- a CDS encoding YlqD family protein has translation MDIIHKVTVKQILTETSKGRLVTRYQEQAAQLAKECDQLRFEMKKIERAKKYPSEKLRQHFDKELDERAEKIKLLDFQLDQLDLLPLGSELKEKEVQGISRVQVGDNWNDEISRTIIIEDGIIKEIR, from the coding sequence TTGGATATCATACATAAGGTGACGGTTAAACAAATCCTGACTGAAACAAGCAAGGGGCGTCTCGTGACGCGCTATCAAGAACAGGCAGCGCAACTAGCGAAGGAATGCGATCAGCTGAGGTTCGAGATGAAGAAGATCGAACGGGCCAAGAAATATCCGTCGGAAAAGCTCAGACAGCATTTCGATAAAGAACTGGATGAGCGTGCCGAGAAGATCAAGCTGCTGGATTTCCAGCTTGATCAGCTGGACCTTCTGCCCCTCGGAAGTGAACTGAAAGAGAAGGAAGTTCAGGGTATATCGAGGGTGCAGGTGGGTGACAATTGGAATGACGAAATCTCAAGGACGATCATCATCGAAGATGGGATTATTAAAGAAATACGCTAA
- the rpsP gene encoding 30S ribosomal protein S16: protein MAVKIRLKRMGAKKSPFYRIVVADSRSPRDGRQIETVGTYNPVVQPAEVKIDEELALKWLSNGAKPSDTVRNLFSKQGIMEKFHNAKNSK, encoded by the coding sequence ATGGCAGTTAAAATCAGATTAAAACGTATGGGAGCAAAAAAATCTCCTTTCTATCGTATCGTAGTTGCAGATTCACGTTCACCACGTGATGGTCGTCAAATCGAAACAGTTGGAACATACAACCCGGTTGTTCAACCAGCTGAAGTGAAAATCGACGAAGAATTGGCTCTTAAATGGCTTTCAAATGGTGCGAAACCATCTGATACAGTTCGTAACCTATTCTCAAAACAAGGCATCATGGAGAAATTCCACAATGCCAAAAACAGCAAGTAA
- the ftsY gene encoding signal recognition particle-docking protein FtsY: MSFFKKLKDKFTQSSDSVTGKFKDGLSKTRSNFTSKVNDLVARYRKIDEEFFEELEEILIGADVGFDTVMELIDELKLEVKRRNISDPVEVQSVISEKLVDIYQGDAEVSSDLSIQEGELTVLLFVGVNGVGKTTTIGKMAHMLKSEGKNVILAAGDTFRAGAIEQLEVWGERVGVPVIKQGAGSDPAAVMYDAVQSAKARKADILICDTAGRLQNKVNLMKELEKVKRVIEREVPGAPHEVLLVLDATTGQNAMVQAKTFKEATDVSGIVLTKLDGTAKGGIVLAIRNELDIPVKFVGLGEQMDDLQPFDAEKYVYGLFSNEVDNNEE, translated from the coding sequence GTGAGTTTCTTTAAAAAGCTGAAAGACAAATTCACACAATCAAGCGACAGTGTGACGGGAAAGTTTAAAGACGGGCTGAGCAAAACCCGCAGTAACTTCACTTCGAAGGTGAATGACCTGGTCGCGAGATACCGTAAGATCGATGAGGAGTTCTTTGAAGAACTGGAAGAGATCCTCATCGGCGCGGACGTCGGGTTTGATACGGTCATGGAGCTCATCGATGAACTGAAGCTGGAGGTCAAAAGAAGGAATATTTCTGATCCCGTAGAAGTCCAATCCGTCATTTCTGAAAAATTGGTTGATATCTATCAGGGTGATGCAGAGGTATCAAGTGATCTGAGTATCCAGGAAGGCGAACTGACTGTTCTCTTGTTCGTCGGAGTAAACGGTGTAGGGAAAACGACGACGATCGGCAAGATGGCCCATATGCTCAAGAGCGAAGGGAAGAATGTCATCCTTGCAGCAGGGGATACCTTCAGGGCCGGGGCTATCGAGCAGCTTGAAGTGTGGGGTGAGCGTGTCGGTGTACCTGTCATCAAACAGGGGGCGGGAAGTGACCCTGCAGCTGTCATGTATGACGCTGTGCAATCGGCTAAGGCAAGGAAGGCCGACATCCTCATCTGCGATACAGCGGGACGGCTTCAGAATAAGGTCAACCTGATGAAGGAACTAGAGAAGGTCAAACGCGTCATCGAACGTGAAGTTCCGGGAGCCCCGCATGAGGTCCTGCTCGTATTGGATGCGACGACGGGTCAGAATGCCATGGTACAGGCCAAAACGTTCAAAGAAGCCACTGATGTGTCGGGGATCGTCCTCACGAAGCTCGACGGGACAGCCAAGGGCGGGATTGTCCTTGCGATCCGGAACGAACTTGATATTCCGGTGAAATTTGTCGGCCTCGGTGAACAGATGGACGATCTGCAGCCGTTCGATGCCGAAAAATATGTATATGGCCTGTTTTCAAATGAAGTGGACAACAATGAAGAATAA
- the ylqF gene encoding ribosome biogenesis GTPase YlqF, producing MTIQWFPGHMAKARRQVTEKLKLVDIVIELVDARIPLSSRNPMIEEIIGEKPRLVLLNKADMADPGKTKQWIHYFEEQGIMALAVNAQAGKGLQAIVSGAKEILKAKFDRMKSRGMRPRAIRAMIVGIPNVGKSTLINRLVKKNIAKTGNTPGVTKAQQWIKVGKELELLDTPGILWPKFEDQEVGYKLALTGAIKDTILNLQDIAVYALRFLEETYPDRLESRYGIKEIPEDVVESFNHIGAKRGCLMAGGEINYDKTAEVIVRDIRNVQLGPITFDRVEVKVED from the coding sequence ATGACCATTCAATGGTTTCCAGGCCATATGGCAAAAGCAAGAAGACAGGTAACGGAAAAGCTGAAACTCGTAGACATCGTCATTGAACTCGTGGACGCACGCATCCCCCTGTCATCCCGAAATCCGATGATAGAGGAAATCATCGGTGAAAAGCCGAGACTAGTCCTTTTGAATAAAGCCGACATGGCGGATCCGGGTAAAACGAAGCAGTGGATTCACTATTTTGAAGAACAAGGAATCATGGCTTTAGCAGTCAATGCCCAGGCAGGAAAAGGGCTACAAGCGATCGTGAGTGGTGCGAAAGAGATCCTGAAGGCAAAATTCGACCGCATGAAGTCGAGAGGCATGCGCCCGAGGGCCATCAGGGCGATGATCGTCGGCATCCCCAATGTAGGGAAGTCGACCCTCATCAACCGTCTCGTGAAAAAGAATATAGCCAAAACCGGGAACACACCGGGAGTAACCAAAGCCCAACAATGGATCAAAGTCGGCAAGGAATTGGAGCTCCTGGATACGCCGGGGATTCTGTGGCCGAAGTTCGAAGATCAGGAAGTAGGCTACAAGCTGGCCCTCACAGGAGCCATCAAAGATACCATCCTCAATCTGCAGGATATAGCGGTCTATGCCCTAAGGTTCCTGGAAGAAACCTATCCCGACCGTTTGGAGTCGCGATATGGGATCAAGGAGATCCCTGAAGATGTGGTGGAAAGCTTCAATCATATCGGTGCCAAAAGGGGTTGTCTCATGGCCGGAGGAGAAATCAACTATGATAAGACGGCCGAAGTGATCGTCAGGGATATACGGAACGTTCAACTCGGTCCCATTACGTTCGACCGTGTGGAAGTCAAGGTCGAAGATTGA
- the rplS gene encoding 50S ribosomal protein L19, with amino-acid sequence MHKLIEDITKEQLRSDLPSFRPGDTVRVHVNIVEGTRERVQVYEGVVIKRRGGGISETFTVRKISYGVGVERTFPVHTPKIAKLEVIRRGKVRRAKLYYLRNLRGKKARIKEIR; translated from the coding sequence ATGCACAAATTAATCGAAGATATTACGAAAGAACAACTTCGCTCTGATCTACCATCTTTCCGCCCTGGTGATACAGTACGCGTACACGTTAACATCGTGGAGGGTACTCGTGAACGTGTCCAGGTTTATGAAGGTGTCGTAATCAAACGCCGCGGTGGCGGTATCAGCGAAACATTCACAGTTCGTAAAATTTCTTACGGTGTAGGTGTTGAACGTACATTCCCTGTACACACACCAAAAATCGCTAAACTAGAAGTCATTCGTCGCGGTAAAGTCCGTCGTGCGAAACTTTACTACTTGCGTAACCTACGTGGTAAAAAGGCTCGGATTAAAGAAATTCGATAA
- a CDS encoding KH domain-containing protein, which produces MKDLILTIVKPLVDHPDAVSIEMEEGPNGMTYKLSVHPEDMGKVIGKQGRVAKSIRTVVYAAAGSSQQKKIFLEIVE; this is translated from the coding sequence ATGAAAGATCTTATTCTGACGATTGTGAAACCCCTGGTCGACCATCCTGACGCTGTCTCGATCGAGATGGAGGAAGGACCCAATGGAATGACATACAAGCTTTCGGTGCATCCGGAAGATATGGGTAAAGTCATCGGCAAGCAAGGGCGCGTAGCAAAATCGATTCGAACTGTGGTATACGCTGCAGCAGGATCTTCACAACAGAAGAAAATCTTCCTGGAGATTGTGGAATGA
- the lepB gene encoding signal peptidase I, whose translation MEKENSEWREWAKALGIALILVVVIRYFLFAPIVVDGLSMTPTLHNGDRMIVSKFGTPDRFDIVVFHAPERKDYIKRVIGLPGDKIEYKDDTLYINGKAYEEPYLEDSRARLEEGLLTDDFTLDEIIDQETVPDGEIFVMGDNRRYSKDSRHIGTVPLEEVVGITSVVVWPIKDMGMVK comes from the coding sequence GTGGAAAAGGAGAATAGTGAGTGGCGGGAATGGGCGAAAGCCTTGGGCATTGCGTTGATACTGGTAGTGGTAATCAGGTATTTCCTGTTCGCGCCCATCGTAGTGGACGGCCTTTCGATGACTCCGACACTCCATAATGGAGATCGCATGATCGTCAGCAAGTTCGGCACCCCTGATCGGTTTGACATCGTGGTCTTCCATGCACCAGAGCGCAAAGACTATATCAAGCGCGTGATCGGTCTGCCTGGAGATAAAATCGAATACAAAGATGATACCCTGTATATTAACGGGAAAGCATATGAAGAACCGTATTTGGAAGATAGCAGGGCCCGTCTCGAAGAAGGTCTCTTGACGGATGATTTCACGTTGGACGAGATCATCGATCAAGAGACGGTTCCCGACGGAGAAATTTTCGTAATGGGCGATAACCGCAGATACAGCAAAGACAGCCGTCATATCGGCACAGTGCCCCTTGAAGAGGTGGTAGGCATTACAAGCGTAGTGGTATGGCCCATCAAAGACATGGGCATGGTGAAATAA
- a CDS encoding putative DNA-binding protein, protein MLEKTTRMNYLYDFYQSLLTPKQRSYMSLYYLDDFSLGEIAEEYSVSRQAVYDNIKRTEAMLEEYEEKLLLFNKFQERNLILNRLRKSLEESDIDSADCLKLIDDLEILD, encoded by the coding sequence ATGCTGGAGAAAACGACCAGGATGAACTATCTCTACGATTTCTACCAGTCACTACTGACTCCCAAGCAACGGAGTTATATGTCCCTTTACTATCTCGATGATTTCTCCCTCGGAGAGATTGCCGAGGAGTACAGCGTAAGCCGTCAGGCGGTCTATGATAATATCAAGCGGACTGAGGCCATGCTGGAAGAGTATGAAGAGAAACTTTTATTATTCAACAAGTTCCAAGAGCGGAATCTCATCCTGAATCGGTTGAGAAAAAGCCTTGAAGAGTCGGATATCGACTCTGCGGACTGTTTAAAACTGATTGACGACCTTGAAATTTTGGATTAG
- the ffh gene encoding signal recognition particle protein — protein MAFEGLADRLQGTIQKIRGKGKISEADVKEMMREVRLALLEADVNFKVVKQFVKKVSERAVGQEVMKSLTPGQQVIKVVKEELTELMGGEQSQIAVSKRPPTVIMMVGLQGAGKTTTTGKLANLLRKKHNRKPLLVAADIYRPAAIKQLETVGKQLDLPVFSLGDQVSPVEIARQAIEKAKEEHHDYVLIDTAGRLHIDENLMGELKDIKELSNPDEIFLVVDAMTGQDAVNVAESFNEALGISGVVLTKLDGDTRGGAALSIRSVTEKPIKFVGMGEKMDALEAFHPERMASRILGMGDVLSLIEKAQANVDEEKAKELEQKMRTMSFTFDDFLEQLGQVKQMGPLDELLKMMPGANKMKGLDKLQVDDKQIVHVEAIIQSMSKKEKTNPEIINASRRKRIAKGSGTSIQEVNRLLKQFEDMKKMMKQMSGMQGKGKKKGMKFPFM, from the coding sequence ATGGCATTTGAAGGATTAGCCGACCGACTGCAAGGCACAATACAGAAAATCCGCGGTAAGGGGAAGATCTCCGAAGCGGATGTTAAAGAAATGATGCGTGAGGTCCGTCTCGCCCTTTTGGAAGCAGACGTTAACTTTAAAGTGGTCAAGCAATTTGTCAAAAAAGTAAGCGAACGAGCCGTCGGGCAGGAAGTCATGAAGAGTCTGACACCGGGCCAGCAGGTCATCAAGGTGGTCAAGGAAGAACTGACCGAACTGATGGGCGGCGAGCAGAGTCAGATTGCTGTCTCCAAACGCCCTCCGACCGTCATCATGATGGTGGGACTACAGGGTGCCGGTAAGACGACGACCACCGGGAAGCTTGCGAACCTGCTTCGTAAGAAACACAATCGAAAACCTCTTCTTGTCGCGGCTGATATTTACCGTCCGGCTGCCATCAAGCAGCTCGAAACCGTCGGTAAACAGCTTGATCTGCCGGTATTCTCACTGGGAGATCAGGTCAGCCCCGTCGAAATTGCCAGACAGGCAATCGAAAAGGCGAAAGAAGAACACCATGATTATGTGCTGATCGATACGGCCGGCCGTCTTCACATCGATGAAAACCTCATGGGGGAGCTCAAGGATATCAAAGAGCTGTCAAACCCGGATGAAATCTTCCTCGTTGTCGATGCCATGACCGGTCAGGATGCCGTCAACGTAGCCGAAAGCTTCAATGAAGCCCTTGGCATCAGCGGGGTCGTCCTGACGAAGCTGGATGGGGATACCCGTGGTGGAGCGGCCCTTTCCATTCGTTCCGTCACAGAAAAGCCGATTAAATTCGTCGGTATGGGTGAGAAGATGGATGCCCTCGAGGCGTTCCATCCTGAGCGAATGGCATCAAGGATCCTCGGAATGGGTGACGTCCTCTCCCTGATCGAGAAGGCACAGGCCAACGTCGATGAAGAGAAGGCGAAGGAACTGGAGCAAAAGATGCGCACCATGTCCTTTACGTTCGATGATTTCCTCGAACAGCTCGGACAGGTGAAGCAGATGGGGCCGTTGGATGAACTCCTGAAGATGATGCCCGGCGCCAACAAGATGAAGGGGCTCGATAAGCTTCAGGTGGATGACAAACAGATCGTCCATGTGGAAGCAATCATCCAGTCCATGAGCAAGAAAGAAAAAACCAATCCTGAAATTATCAATGCGAGCAGGCGCAAACGGATTGCGAAAGGAAGCGGGACATCCATCCAGGAGGTCAATCGTTTGCTGAAGCAATTTGAAGATATGAAAAAAATGATGAAACAAATGAGCGGTATGCAGGGGAAAGGCAAGAAAAAGGGAATGAAATTCCCGTTCATGTAA
- the rimM gene encoding ribosome maturation factor RimM (Essential for efficient processing of 16S rRNA), with translation MEKWFNVGKIVNTHGIKGELKVLSMTDFPEERYQKGNVLTLFIEGREPKPLTIASYRRHKNFDLLMFEGYSDINEVEGFKQGILKVDESQLQDLDEGEFYFHEIIGCVVRTTSGDELGVVKEILSPGANDVWVVKAPRGKEHLIPYIEDIVKKVDISQKEIIIEPMEGLLS, from the coding sequence ATGGAAAAATGGTTCAATGTCGGCAAGATTGTAAATACTCACGGGATAAAAGGGGAACTGAAAGTCCTCTCCATGACCGATTTTCCTGAAGAGCGGTACCAAAAAGGAAATGTGCTGACCCTTTTCATCGAAGGAAGAGAGCCGAAGCCACTGACGATCGCTTCTTACCGCAGGCACAAAAATTTCGATTTGTTGATGTTTGAAGGCTATAGTGACATCAATGAGGTGGAGGGATTCAAGCAGGGGATCCTGAAAGTCGATGAAAGTCAGCTCCAAGACCTCGATGAAGGAGAGTTCTATTTTCATGAAATCATCGGATGCGTGGTCAGGACCACGTCAGGAGATGAGCTCGGTGTCGTGAAGGAGATCCTCAGCCCCGGAGCAAATGATGTCTGGGTGGTCAAAGCTCCCCGTGGTAAAGAGCATCTCATCCCTTATATCGAGGACATTGTGAAAAAAGTCGATATTTCTCAAAAGGAAATCATCATTGAACCGATGGAAGGGCTTCTGTCATGA